In Opitutaceae bacterium TAV5, one genomic interval encodes:
- a CDS encoding membrane protein codes for MHVPVHLLFPLASSVAYVFAMLLFKRSGDWGVGVWRTALLSNLAIALAFAPFWFMGGPGQPAALLWQPLVVAVLFVGGQVFSFLALHYGDVSVSTPVMGLKIVFVALGSSLLLPGSIPARLWVAATLSTLAIALLSRGKSRPRHRVGLTIAASALAAASFALFDVFVQKWTPAWGVGRFFPVMFGMVALLSFGFVPFFSGPLRAIPRPARGWLAGGCALLALQSALFVYAVGAFGDATVMNIVYSVRGLWSVAVVWLVGHWFANEEQSLSPVVLRGRLFGAGLMLVAISLAVIR; via the coding sequence GTGCATGTCCCCGTCCATCTCCTGTTCCCGCTGGCGAGCAGCGTCGCCTACGTCTTCGCCATGCTGCTCTTCAAGCGGTCGGGTGACTGGGGCGTGGGCGTGTGGCGCACCGCGCTGCTCTCCAACCTCGCCATCGCCCTCGCCTTCGCGCCGTTCTGGTTCATGGGCGGGCCCGGACAGCCCGCCGCCCTGCTCTGGCAACCGCTCGTCGTCGCCGTGCTGTTTGTCGGCGGACAGGTCTTCAGCTTCCTCGCGCTGCACTACGGCGATGTGTCCGTCTCCACGCCCGTGATGGGCCTGAAAATCGTGTTCGTCGCGCTCGGCAGCTCGCTGCTGCTGCCCGGTTCCATCCCGGCGCGCCTGTGGGTCGCCGCCACGCTGAGCACGCTCGCCATCGCCCTGCTGAGCCGCGGCAAGTCGCGCCCCAGGCACCGCGTGGGACTCACCATCGCCGCATCCGCACTCGCCGCGGCCAGCTTCGCGCTCTTCGACGTGTTCGTGCAAAAATGGACGCCTGCATGGGGCGTAGGCCGGTTTTTCCCGGTCATGTTCGGCATGGTCGCATTGCTCTCGTTCGGGTTCGTGCCGTTCTTCAGCGGCCCGTTGCGCGCCATCCCGCGTCCCGCCCGGGGCTGGCTGGCGGGCGGCTGCGCGCTGCTGGCCCTGCAGTCCGCCTTGTTCGTCTATGCCGTCGGCGCTTTCGGCGACGCGACAGTGATGAACATCGTCTACTCCGTGCGCGGCCTCTGGAGTGTGGCCGTGGTCTGGCTTGTCGGTCACTGGTTCGCCAACGAGGAACAAAGCCTCTCCCCCGTGGTGCTGCGTGGCCGCCTGTTCGGCGCGGGCCTGATGCTGGTGGCGATCTCGCTCGCGGTGATCCGCTGA
- a CDS encoding MFS transporter: protein MKPSISLVPSMPATPAEKPRKTWSAGTLVYTTPALVMLFVWLLFGDFAWSMRERSVGPMAKWYLSHLEVPSVVFGLLLSTFPLALSFVLTPVVSVMSDRHRGRRGRRIPFLLLTSPLAAAGMIGLSTIPFVARWVHSHFPNQSEMMVSVICFAVFWAAFEIASAAGASLFGGLVNDVVPKELLGRFYGLFRAVSLIDGIIFNYWILGKVPGHFTLVMGTIGLFYGAAFTWVCLKVKEGDYPPPPPRSAAISGPVANFRTAIGTFFRECFTRPYYLSVFLMMTAAYLSFGPINTFSIPYARSLQIDMDVYGKALALTYLISLCLAYFIGWMADKFHPLHMSIASMIGYAVVCGWAWLNIDSQRTFLIAFVAHGVISGCFFTSVASLGQRLFPRSAFAQFASALAMMMAVGGMVLEPVVGLAIDSGAQQRDYSYTFVVGLALTVLALMMAFIVHRRFMRLGGPKGYVAPE from the coding sequence ATGAAACCCTCCATCTCCCTTGTTCCCTCCATGCCGGCGACACCCGCCGAAAAACCGCGCAAGACATGGTCGGCCGGCACCCTCGTCTACACGACGCCCGCACTTGTGATGCTGTTCGTCTGGCTGCTCTTCGGGGATTTTGCCTGGTCGATGCGCGAGCGCTCGGTCGGACCGATGGCCAAGTGGTATCTGAGCCACCTCGAGGTGCCCAGCGTCGTTTTCGGACTGCTGCTGAGCACCTTCCCGCTGGCGCTCTCCTTTGTGCTGACGCCGGTCGTGAGTGTGATGTCCGACCGGCACCGGGGGCGTCGCGGACGACGCATCCCGTTCCTGCTGCTCACCAGCCCGCTGGCTGCTGCCGGCATGATCGGCCTGTCTACCATACCATTTGTCGCCCGCTGGGTGCATTCGCATTTTCCGAACCAGAGCGAGATGATGGTCTCGGTCATCTGCTTTGCGGTCTTCTGGGCTGCGTTTGAAATCGCGTCGGCCGCCGGCGCCTCCCTGTTCGGAGGGCTTGTCAACGACGTCGTGCCCAAGGAACTGCTCGGGCGTTTCTACGGGCTGTTTCGCGCGGTCAGCCTGATTGATGGCATCATATTCAACTACTGGATACTCGGCAAGGTCCCCGGACATTTCACCCTCGTCATGGGCACGATTGGTCTTTTCTACGGCGCGGCGTTCACCTGGGTCTGCCTCAAGGTGAAGGAGGGTGACTACCCGCCGCCACCGCCGCGCTCCGCCGCAATCAGCGGGCCGGTGGCCAATTTCCGGACGGCGATCGGCACCTTTTTCCGGGAATGCTTCACCCGGCCTTACTATCTCTCGGTCTTTCTCATGATGACGGCCGCCTACCTCTCCTTCGGTCCGATCAACACCTTCTCCATCCCCTACGCGCGCAGCCTGCAAATCGACATGGACGTTTATGGAAAGGCGCTCGCGCTGACCTACCTGATTTCCCTGTGTCTGGCCTACTTCATCGGCTGGATGGCGGACAAGTTTCACCCGCTGCACATGTCGATCGCATCCATGATCGGTTACGCAGTGGTTTGCGGGTGGGCATGGCTCAACATCGATTCCCAGCGCACGTTTCTCATCGCTTTTGTCGCCCACGGAGTGATTTCCGGCTGTTTCTTCACCAGCGTGGCCTCGCTCGGCCAGCGGCTTTTCCCCCGCTCGGCGTTCGCCCAGTTCGCTTCAGCCCTGGCCATGATGATGGCCGTGGGCGGCATGGTGCTGGAACCCGTGGTGGGACTCGCCATCGACTCCGGCGCCCAGCAACGCGACTACAGTTACACCTTCGTGGTTGGCCTGGCCCTGACCGTGCTTGCGCTGATGATGGCCTTTATCGTCCACCGCCGGTTCATGCGGCTCGGAGGACCGAAGGGATATGTAGCTCCGGAATAA
- a CDS encoding anchor protein has product MAMNSHIQKLLLSVARPVTFGAALLAGSLHAAVYIEETFTGYTAGALAGQSVQGTGLSGTWSKSGTGSGSTTGELLTSNLGFGSLANSGGSLRIKSSGQASQVLAAAVDVSGTGSTIYSAFVFKIETASVLPPSGSPNPTASFAGMRLNNGGNLSVLPDGSVAAGAVPSSAWLNSTLSSWGALDVGETYIVISEYTGIGSTSNAGGILTSYYLTEAQFEVFKTNGFAGIALAKQTDGTVSAKTYAKATSGNFSITGSALQFALNDKGEADGLSMVVDAVRFGDSFDAVTPQAIPEPGTWAGMAGLAVLGIAAALRRRRRA; this is encoded by the coding sequence ATGGCGATGAACTCCCATATCCAGAAACTCCTTCTGTCAGTCGCCCGCCCCGTGACTTTCGGCGCGGCGCTCCTCGCCGGCAGCCTCCACGCAGCCGTTTATATCGAAGAAACCTTCACCGGTTACACGGCGGGCGCTCTCGCCGGACAGTCGGTGCAGGGGACCGGCTTGTCGGGAACATGGTCGAAAAGCGGCACGGGCTCCGGCTCCACGACGGGTGAGCTATTGACCAGCAATCTCGGGTTCGGAAGTCTCGCCAATAGCGGAGGTTCCTTGCGTATCAAATCTTCCGGGCAGGCCTCACAGGTGCTGGCGGCAGCGGTGGATGTGAGCGGCACAGGCAGCACCATTTATTCCGCTTTCGTTTTCAAAATCGAGACGGCATCGGTACTTCCCCCGTCGGGTTCTCCGAATCCGACGGCGTCGTTTGCGGGGATGCGTCTTAACAACGGAGGCAATCTTTCCGTCCTGCCTGACGGCAGTGTGGCCGCAGGTGCCGTGCCGTCATCGGCCTGGCTGAACTCGACGCTGAGCAGCTGGGGAGCCCTCGATGTCGGGGAAACCTATATCGTGATCTCCGAATACACCGGCATCGGATCAACTTCGAATGCGGGCGGCATCCTGACCAGCTATTATCTGACCGAAGCCCAGTTCGAGGTTTTCAAGACCAACGGATTTGCCGGCATCGCCTTGGCGAAGCAGACCGACGGAACCGTATCCGCCAAGACGTACGCGAAGGCGACCTCCGGAAATTTCAGCATCACCGGCAGCGCGCTCCAGTTTGCGCTCAACGACAAGGGGGAGGCCGACGGCCTGAGCATGGTGGTCGATGCCGTGCGTTTCGGCGATTCGTTCGATGCCGTCACACCGCAGGCGATACCCGAACCGGGGACCTGGGCGGGCATGGCGGGCCTCGCGGTGCTCGGGATCGCTGCCGCGCTGCGCCGACGCCGGCGGGCCTGA
- a CDS encoding LacI family transcriptional regulator, giving the protein MRVNLRTLAAKAGVSLSTASRVLRGMPNVVEEKRQRVLKAAEELGYVRDSLMANAMSYARRSQKNAYREQLGFLSSEIWTHLDNLPWLQPCFDGFFAQAKKRGYWVKCFQINRNAEDQKVLSRKFWWQGIRGVAVTSPPAWAPFTMAIDWSRIAAVTVGRSLAAPLLPRVERESPEELFEVFEKIRDRGYRRIGLALSQADEERRRWNVRGSYLLFCDKNRDVPALAPLAEKHPWSPDGLRQWLRKEKPDAIVVNEGAAFDWLQAAGVRVPEDVALCRLDCMPGRPETGLAADHRSMGMEAANMLCDALEHGEIGMPATPKIVTLRNLWHEGATLPDRTAGAAAPPVPPARHKRKKAAS; this is encoded by the coding sequence ATGCGCGTGAATCTCCGAACCCTGGCGGCGAAGGCCGGCGTAAGCCTGTCCACGGCGTCGCGCGTATTGCGCGGCATGCCCAACGTGGTGGAGGAAAAGCGTCAGCGCGTGCTGAAAGCCGCGGAGGAACTTGGTTATGTGCGCGATTCCCTGATGGCCAACGCCATGTCCTATGCGCGACGTTCACAAAAGAACGCCTACCGCGAACAGCTCGGCTTTCTGAGCTCCGAGATCTGGACTCACCTCGACAATCTGCCCTGGTTGCAGCCCTGTTTCGACGGTTTTTTCGCGCAGGCCAAAAAACGCGGATACTGGGTCAAGTGTTTCCAGATCAATCGCAATGCGGAGGACCAGAAGGTGCTTTCCCGAAAATTCTGGTGGCAGGGAATTCGCGGCGTGGCGGTGACGTCACCGCCGGCCTGGGCACCCTTCACCATGGCGATAGACTGGTCGCGCATCGCTGCTGTGACGGTGGGGCGTTCGCTCGCGGCGCCGCTGCTGCCGCGCGTGGAACGCGAGTCTCCGGAAGAGCTTTTCGAGGTCTTTGAAAAAATCCGCGATCGCGGCTACCGGCGCATCGGTCTGGCCCTGTCGCAGGCGGACGAGGAACGCCGCCGCTGGAACGTCCGCGGATCGTATCTGCTTTTTTGTGACAAAAACCGCGACGTCCCCGCGCTCGCTCCGCTGGCTGAAAAACACCCCTGGTCGCCGGATGGCTTGCGGCAGTGGCTCCGTAAGGAAAAACCCGATGCAATCGTCGTGAACGAAGGCGCGGCATTCGACTGGTTGCAGGCGGCCGGCGTGCGGGTGCCGGAAGACGTGGCGCTGTGCCGCCTCGATTGCATGCCCGGACGCCCCGAAACGGGGCTGGCCGCCGATCACCGGAGCATGGGGATGGAGGCGGCCAATATGTTATGCGACGCGCTCGAGCACGGCGAGATCGGCATGCCGGCCACGCCGAAGATCGTGACGCTGCGCAATCTCTGGCACGAGGGCGCCACCCTGCCCGATCGCACGGCTGGCGCCGCGGCTCCACCCGTCCCGCCGGCCAGGCACAAACGCAAAAAAGCCGCCTCCTGA
- a CDS encoding N-terminal cleavage protein, with translation MNTFTAPRTLPVRTARSAPAAFTLIELLTVIAIIGILAAILIPTVGAVRAKARASQCASNLRQVGMALQLYAEDHKDLFPSTGYMGYTKEEEMPWMWKLAPYAGLHLEQLGPVAEGKTKSAGILVCPSFDPKDPGNRISYGYNLLITPTNSSMWKYRRSAVENPSRVFLLLEIGDPATGAKEGAGPDGAGLQFRHSGDSANVLFVDAHVSSVKKPLSGTDPRWKWW, from the coding sequence ATGAACACATTTACAGCGCCCCGCACCCTGCCTGTTCGCACCGCCCGTTCCGCTCCGGCGGCTTTTACGCTGATCGAGCTGCTCACCGTTATCGCCATTATCGGCATTCTGGCCGCCATCCTGATTCCGACCGTCGGCGCCGTCCGCGCCAAGGCCCGCGCCTCCCAATGCGCTTCCAACCTGCGCCAGGTCGGCATGGCCCTGCAACTTTACGCCGAAGACCACAAGGACCTGTTCCCGAGTACAGGCTACATGGGGTATACCAAGGAAGAGGAGATGCCCTGGATGTGGAAGCTCGCTCCCTATGCAGGGCTGCATCTCGAGCAGCTCGGCCCTGTCGCGGAAGGGAAAACCAAATCGGCCGGTATTCTGGTCTGCCCGTCCTTCGATCCGAAAGATCCGGGCAATCGCATTTCTTACGGCTATAATCTCCTCATTACTCCGACCAATTCCTCGATGTGGAAATATCGTCGTTCCGCCGTTGAAAATCCCTCGCGGGTTTTTCTCCTGCTCGAAATCGGCGATCCGGCAACCGGCGCCAAGGAGGGTGCGGGGCCGGATGGCGCGGGACTTCAGTTTCGCCACTCCGGAGACTCCGCCAACGTCCTCTTTGTCGATGCTCATGTAAGTTCCGTGAAAAAGCCGCTTTCAGGCACCGATCCACGCTGGAAGTGGTGGTAA
- a CDS encoding MFS transporter, with translation MPPPSTGSSPPPSSPVALPEAAKPAGKTWQAGTLTYTSAGVVVLFCWLLFGDFSWAMRDRSVFPMAKWYLKSLEVPNVLFGLLVTSFPALIGLFLGPVISMKSDRHRGRWGRRIPFLLVTTPLAAFGMVGLGVTPFIAKWVHGHFPEQSEMVVSVLCFGVFWAAFEFATIAGQVVFTGLINDVVPRPLLGRFFGLFRAVSLIDGVIFNYWIMGKVPDHFTLILVIVGVFYGASFMVVCLKVREGNYPPPPPVPVDERGRPVGAGTRIAGGMKTYARECFGSRYYLSVFVMLTFAGMAFLPVNTFSVPYAESLGMSMDFYGKCLAVTYAISFTLAYGIGWLVDRFHPLRVSMAAMAGYMLVALAGTLVATTPERFAVIYVLHGVLSGAYMTSAASLGLRLFPQSKFAQFASAAGVVYSLFMMTLGPAVGAVIDWTGNVYRHTFTVGCAVALVTLTAQVLVHRQFMRFGGPKGYAAPE, from the coding sequence ATGCCACCTCCCTCCACCGGATCATCCCCTCCTCCTTCTTCTCCGGTCGCCCTTCCGGAAGCGGCCAAACCTGCCGGGAAAACCTGGCAGGCGGGCACGCTCACCTACACCTCGGCCGGTGTGGTCGTCCTGTTTTGCTGGCTGCTGTTCGGGGATTTTTCCTGGGCGATGCGCGACCGGTCGGTGTTTCCGATGGCGAAGTGGTACCTCAAGAGCCTCGAAGTGCCTAACGTCCTCTTCGGTCTGCTCGTCACCTCGTTTCCGGCGTTGATCGGACTGTTTCTCGGTCCGGTCATCAGCATGAAATCCGACCGGCATCGCGGACGCTGGGGGCGGCGCATTCCCTTTCTGCTGGTCACGACGCCGCTCGCGGCTTTCGGCATGGTCGGGCTCGGGGTGACGCCATTCATTGCGAAATGGGTGCACGGGCATTTTCCGGAGCAAAGCGAAATGGTGGTCTCGGTTCTCTGTTTCGGCGTGTTCTGGGCGGCTTTCGAGTTTGCGACGATCGCGGGCCAGGTGGTGTTTACCGGGCTGATCAACGATGTCGTCCCCAGGCCCTTGCTCGGAAGATTCTTCGGACTGTTCAGGGCGGTAAGCCTGATCGACGGCGTGATTTTCAACTACTGGATCATGGGCAAGGTGCCCGATCATTTCACGCTGATCCTGGTCATCGTGGGCGTGTTTTACGGGGCCTCGTTCATGGTGGTTTGCCTGAAGGTGAGGGAGGGAAATTATCCGCCGCCGCCGCCCGTGCCGGTTGACGAAAGGGGACGGCCGGTCGGCGCGGGCACACGGATCGCCGGCGGCATGAAAACCTACGCGAGGGAGTGTTTCGGCAGCCGGTACTACCTGTCGGTTTTCGTAATGCTGACGTTTGCCGGGATGGCCTTCCTGCCGGTCAACACGTTTTCCGTTCCGTATGCGGAGAGCCTGGGGATGAGCATGGATTTTTATGGAAAGTGCCTGGCGGTGACATATGCGATTTCATTCACATTGGCGTACGGTATCGGCTGGCTGGTGGACCGGTTCCATCCGCTGCGTGTGAGCATGGCGGCGATGGCGGGTTATATGCTGGTAGCGTTGGCGGGAACGCTGGTGGCGACAACACCGGAGCGGTTCGCGGTGATCTACGTGCTGCACGGCGTGTTGTCCGGCGCCTACATGACGAGCGCGGCGTCGCTGGGGCTGCGGCTGTTTCCGCAATCGAAGTTCGCGCAGTTCGCGTCGGCGGCCGGTGTGGTGTATTCGCTGTTCATGATGACGCTCGGCCCGGCGGTTGGAGCGGTGATCGACTGGACGGGCAATGTCTACCGGCACACGTTCACGGTTGGCTGCGCGGTGGCGCTGGTGACGTTGACGGCGCAGGTGCTGGTTCACCGGCAGTTCATGCGCTTTGGCGGGCCGAAGGGATATGCGGCGCCGGAATAA
- a CDS encoding arabinose ABC transporter permease — MTLLLAATGLYFFANVQRVAIPGAIFNTLQGEMDVSAAWITGLGAVFMYVYALNQLVVGFLAERFGGSRIILSGALVFCAGSLLFPLSHGLLQLYLSRILVGLGASAIYLSLVKETRRVFRGKYFPSALSVVIFFGYAGGIMANAPFLIGAGLIGWRNLLLLAGACSAVCWLLFFGAGVVLKFPTTRTRGHAHFSLRPFAALLARRNNRNLCLCTGINFGLYYVLQTVIGKKFLEDFCQLAPANAAWILSLMAILSALSGMFLAVLSRAFGNRKKIFIRLGGCVSMFVFTTLTALILLDARTSFPAVLFCLLSMTASISSIAIPLLYETNAPGDASFAVCLLNFSFYFFVAVFGNGVGILMNCFQPELHGSQRIYTQASWLATFCMFLVFSCIASLLSFRVSEN, encoded by the coding sequence CTGACCCTGCTCCTGGCCGCCACCGGGCTTTATTTCTTTGCCAACGTGCAACGGGTGGCGATTCCGGGAGCCATTTTCAACACCCTGCAAGGAGAGATGGATGTCTCCGCAGCCTGGATAACCGGCCTCGGCGCCGTGTTCATGTATGTGTATGCGCTGAACCAGCTGGTCGTCGGATTCCTGGCCGAACGTTTCGGCGGGAGCCGGATCATTCTTTCCGGCGCGCTGGTATTTTGCGCAGGCTCCCTGCTGTTTCCGCTCTCCCACGGGCTGCTCCAGCTTTACCTGAGCCGGATTCTGGTCGGGCTTGGCGCGAGCGCGATTTATCTGAGCCTGGTCAAGGAAACGAGGCGAGTGTTCCGCGGAAAGTATTTCCCGTCCGCCCTCTCCGTGGTGATTTTTTTCGGATACGCCGGCGGCATCATGGCGAACGCCCCCTTTCTGATCGGGGCCGGGTTGATCGGCTGGCGCAACCTGCTGCTCCTCGCCGGGGCCTGCTCTGCCGTGTGCTGGCTTCTGTTTTTTGGCGCGGGCGTCGTCCTGAAATTTCCGACAACCCGGACCCGCGGGCATGCGCATTTCAGCCTGCGTCCGTTCGCGGCGCTTCTGGCCAGGCGCAACAACCGGAATCTCTGCCTCTGCACCGGGATCAACTTCGGTCTCTACTATGTGCTCCAGACGGTGATCGGGAAAAAATTTCTCGAAGATTTCTGCCAGCTCGCTCCGGCAAACGCCGCATGGATTCTCTCCCTGATGGCAATCCTGTCCGCCCTGTCCGGCATGTTCCTTGCCGTGCTCAGTCGCGCCTTTGGAAACCGTAAAAAGATCTTCATCCGTCTGGGCGGATGCGTGTCGATGTTCGTTTTCACGACCCTCACGGCCCTGATTCTGCTCGACGCGAGGACTTCGTTTCCCGCCGTCCTGTTCTGCCTGCTGTCGATGACGGCGAGCATCTCCTCCATCGCCATCCCGCTGCTCTACGAGACCAACGCTCCCGGCGACGCCAGCTTTGCCGTCTGCCTGCTGAATTTCAGTTTTTACTTTTTTGTCGCCGTCTTCGGCAACGGCGTGGGGATTTTGATGAACTGCTTCCAGCCGGAGCTGCACGGATCGCAACGGATCTACACGCAAGCCTCCTGGCTCGCTACTTTCTGCATGTTTCTGGTGTTTTCGTGCATCGCTTCGCTGCTTTCATTTCGTGTCTCGGAGAACTGA
- a CDS encoding metal-dependent hydrolase, translated as MIIDSHVHLPSPEVSKGHECEKIFRSVDEAVALLKTCGVTGIIFNMWRGVFTDSEEDVNLANEQALALYDEDPAFFYPGAVIDPRFPAASEKWLARFRERGLMWVGEVVPYRMRTEFDQPEWMRLFDLCRRNGQILHLHGSRGVMGVARAMPDLKIVSAHVFPELLEALAALPNVWLDLSGKETGERLGRMEKALHHFGSDRLLWGTDFQVFDPAVFITRARNAFDEETREKIFSGNVLRLLASAGGVAPFRRPRI; from the coding sequence ATGATTATTGATTCACACGTGCATCTCCCTTCGCCCGAGGTATCGAAAGGCCACGAGTGCGAAAAGATTTTCCGCTCGGTTGACGAGGCTGTCGCGCTGCTGAAAACGTGCGGCGTCACGGGCATCATCTTCAACATGTGGCGCGGCGTCTTCACCGACTCGGAGGAGGACGTGAACCTCGCCAACGAACAGGCGCTGGCCTTGTACGACGAAGACCCCGCGTTTTTTTATCCGGGCGCAGTCATCGATCCGCGTTTCCCTGCCGCGTCGGAAAAGTGGCTCGCCCGTTTTCGCGAGCGCGGCCTGATGTGGGTCGGTGAAGTCGTTCCCTACCGGATGCGCACCGAATTCGACCAGCCCGAATGGATGCGGCTCTTTGATCTCTGCCGGCGCAACGGACAAATCCTGCACCTGCACGGCAGCCGCGGCGTCATGGGCGTGGCGCGGGCGATGCCCGACCTGAAAATCGTCTCCGCCCACGTGTTCCCCGAGCTGCTCGAAGCGCTCGCCGCCCTCCCGAATGTCTGGCTCGACCTGAGCGGAAAGGAAACCGGCGAACGCCTGGGTCGCATGGAAAAGGCACTACATCATTTCGGCTCCGATCGCTTGCTCTGGGGGACGGACTTCCAGGTTTTCGACCCGGCGGTTTTCATCACCCGCGCGCGCAACGCCTTCGATGAGGAAACGCGGGAGAAGATTTTCTCGGGCAACGTCCTGCGCCTGCTCGCTTCCGCCGGAGGTGTTGCTCCGTTTCGGCGTCCGCGGATTTGA
- a CDS encoding quinone oxidoreductase yields the protein MHVIRVDENKRMNWTTAPDPVPGGKEVLIEIHATAVNRADLLQREGKYPPPPGWPEWMGLEVAGTVAALGPDCSGRWKPGDRVCALLGGGGYAEKVAADEDLLMPAPAGLTMEEAASLPEVFATSWLNLVHEAGLKPGETVFIQAGASGLGLAAIQTAKFLGAKVITTVGSDEKAGQIRRFGPDIIVNRNKESLAAVFDKNPVHVALDCVGGDPLAECLPRMAPGGRWVLVATLGGEFANISLRPVLKSGLRLIGSTLRSRPLETKGRILRELAERVWPEVEAGKIRPFVHKILPITEAEAAHAILQRRENIGKVVLTIR from the coding sequence ATGCATGTCATACGTGTTGATGAAAACAAAAGGATGAACTGGACGACCGCCCCGGACCCTGTTCCGGGCGGGAAGGAAGTCCTGATCGAAATTCACGCCACCGCCGTCAACCGCGCCGACCTGCTCCAGCGCGAGGGCAAATACCCGCCGCCTCCCGGCTGGCCGGAGTGGATGGGACTCGAGGTGGCCGGCACCGTTGCCGCGCTCGGTCCGGACTGCTCCGGACGCTGGAAACCGGGCGATCGGGTCTGCGCGCTGCTCGGCGGCGGCGGCTACGCCGAAAAAGTCGCGGCCGACGAAGACCTGCTCATGCCCGCCCCCGCCGGCCTGACCATGGAGGAAGCGGCGTCGCTGCCCGAGGTCTTCGCCACGAGCTGGCTCAACCTCGTGCACGAAGCCGGGCTCAAGCCCGGCGAGACGGTTTTCATCCAGGCAGGCGCAAGCGGACTCGGCCTCGCCGCGATCCAGACGGCAAAGTTTCTCGGCGCGAAAGTCATCACCACCGTCGGCTCGGATGAGAAGGCGGGGCAGATCCGCCGCTTCGGCCCCGACATCATCGTGAACCGCAACAAGGAATCGCTTGCCGCGGTTTTCGACAAAAACCCGGTGCATGTGGCGCTGGATTGTGTCGGCGGCGACCCGCTCGCCGAATGCCTGCCCAGGATGGCCCCCGGGGGCCGCTGGGTGCTGGTCGCAACGCTGGGAGGCGAGTTCGCCAATATCAGCCTGCGCCCTGTCCTGAAAAGCGGACTACGCCTGATCGGCAGCACCTTGCGCAGCCGTCCGCTGGAAACAAAGGGCCGCATCCTGCGCGAACTCGCGGAAAGAGTCTGGCCCGAAGTCGAAGCAGGAAAAATCAGGCCCTTCGTACACAAGATCCTCCCGATCACCGAGGCCGAGGCCGCTCACGCCATCCTCCAGCGCCGCGAAAACATCGGCAAGGTCGTCCTGACCATCCGTTAA